Proteins encoded by one window of Kribbella italica:
- the moaC gene encoding cyclic pyranopterin monophosphate synthase MoaC — protein MTQDADRLAAEDVGAAAGAGGLTHVDATGAARMVDVSDKTESARRAVASGKVYVSAEVVEALRGDGVPKGDALAVARIAGIMGAKRTPDLVPLCHPIAVTGVKVALEVADDAVLIEAVVKTTDRTGVEMEALTAVCVAGLALIDMVKALDPAAVLSDVRVETKDGGKTGHWERA, from the coding sequence ATGACGCAGGACGCGGACCGCCTGGCCGCCGAGGACGTGGGCGCCGCCGCGGGAGCCGGTGGGCTGACGCACGTCGACGCCACCGGCGCGGCCCGGATGGTCGACGTGTCGGACAAGACCGAGTCCGCCCGGCGAGCCGTTGCCTCCGGCAAGGTGTACGTCTCGGCCGAGGTGGTCGAGGCGCTGCGCGGCGACGGCGTACCGAAGGGCGACGCGCTCGCGGTCGCGCGGATCGCCGGGATCATGGGCGCCAAGCGGACGCCCGACCTGGTGCCGCTGTGCCACCCGATCGCGGTGACCGGTGTGAAGGTCGCGCTCGAGGTGGCCGACGACGCCGTACTGATCGAGGCCGTGGTGAAGACCACCGACCGGACCGGTGTGGAGATGGAGGCGCTGACCGCCGTCTGCGTCGCCGGGCTCGCGCTGATCGACATGGTGAAGGCACTCGACCCGGCGGCGGTGCTGTCCGACGTACGGGTGGAGACCAAGGACGGCGGCAAGACCGGTCACTGGGAGCGCGCGTGA
- the glp gene encoding gephyrin-like molybdotransferase Glp: protein MRRSVDEHLDVVLGRVRALPPFEQPLMEALGLVLCEDVVSGVSLPGFDNSAMDGYAVQAADLAGASQDEPITLPVVGEIAAGRSEPIVVTTGTCVRIMTGAPMPRGADSVVPVEWTDGGAVQVRIAQQPALGASVRRFGEDLKAGDKVLDADTVLGPRQVAVLAAVGRARVKVRPRPRVVVVSTGAELREPGTRLGDGQIYDSNSYTLAAAARQAGAVVYRVGIVDDDPKKIMDTLSDQLVRADLVITSGGVSKGVYDVVKEVLTKLGTIDFPEVAMQPGKPQGFGVMGDDEVPIFTLPGNPVSAYVSFEVFVRPALRKLMGQMPYRRTPVQGISLDGFGSPAGRRQFVRAAATSGDEGWMASTVGGHGSHLLGGLSRSNALIVVPEDVTAVRAGEQVELWLLDEETG, encoded by the coding sequence GTGAGACGCAGCGTTGACGAGCACCTGGACGTAGTACTCGGCAGGGTTCGGGCCCTGCCTCCCTTTGAGCAGCCGCTGATGGAGGCGCTCGGGCTGGTGCTCTGCGAGGACGTGGTGTCGGGTGTGAGCCTGCCGGGTTTCGACAACTCGGCCATGGACGGGTACGCCGTACAGGCGGCCGACCTGGCGGGCGCGTCACAGGACGAGCCGATCACGCTGCCGGTGGTCGGCGAGATCGCGGCCGGGCGCAGCGAGCCGATCGTGGTGACCACCGGGACCTGCGTGCGGATCATGACCGGCGCACCGATGCCCCGCGGCGCCGACAGCGTCGTACCGGTCGAGTGGACCGACGGGGGAGCGGTACAGGTCCGCATCGCTCAGCAGCCGGCGCTCGGTGCGTCGGTACGCCGGTTCGGTGAGGACCTGAAGGCCGGGGACAAGGTGCTGGACGCCGACACCGTGCTGGGGCCGCGGCAGGTCGCCGTACTGGCTGCTGTCGGGCGGGCCCGGGTGAAGGTGCGTCCGCGCCCCCGGGTGGTCGTGGTGTCGACAGGTGCCGAGCTGCGCGAGCCCGGTACGCGGCTGGGCGACGGACAGATCTACGACTCGAACAGCTACACCCTGGCCGCTGCGGCGCGGCAGGCCGGTGCGGTGGTCTACCGAGTCGGCATCGTCGACGACGACCCGAAGAAGATCATGGACACACTCTCGGACCAGCTGGTCCGCGCCGACCTGGTGATCACCTCCGGGGGCGTCAGCAAGGGCGTGTACGACGTGGTCAAGGAGGTGCTGACCAAGCTCGGCACCATCGACTTCCCCGAGGTTGCCATGCAGCCGGGCAAGCCGCAGGGCTTCGGCGTGATGGGCGACGACGAGGTGCCGATCTTCACGCTGCCCGGCAACCCGGTGTCGGCGTACGTGTCGTTCGAGGTGTTCGTGCGGCCCGCGCTGCGCAAGCTGATGGGCCAGATGCCGTACCGGCGGACCCCGGTCCAGGGGATCAGCCTGGACGGGTTCGGCTCACCGGCCGGGCGGCGCCAGTTCGTCCGCGCCGCGGCCACCTCCGGCGACGAGGGCTGGATGGCCAGTACAGTCGGCGGGCACGGCTCACACCTGCTCGGCGGGCTGAGCCGCTCGAACGCCCTGATCGTGGTGCCCGAGGACGTCACCGCCGTCCGGGCCGGCGAGCAGGTCGAGCTCTGGCTGCTGGACGAGGAGACCGGATGA
- a CDS encoding GNAT family N-acetyltransferase has protein sequence MLDDLLIRPLEPWDTDEAAGVWWAARHAEGSQLPPAIHTEANVRAWFGNVLLPDGQSWVAVDDDRIVAVLTLDGDDLDQLYVDPSVAGQGIGSTLVDLAKDLRPGGLALWTFQTNTRAQAFYSRHGFTEVRRTDGSANEEHAPDVRMVWGAHPERLESTV, from the coding sequence ATGCTGGACGACCTGCTGATCCGGCCGCTGGAGCCGTGGGACACCGACGAGGCGGCCGGGGTGTGGTGGGCGGCCCGGCATGCCGAGGGCTCGCAGTTGCCGCCGGCGATCCACACGGAGGCCAACGTCCGGGCGTGGTTCGGCAACGTGCTGCTGCCGGACGGGCAGAGCTGGGTCGCGGTGGACGACGACCGGATCGTCGCCGTGCTGACGCTGGACGGTGACGACCTCGACCAGCTGTACGTCGACCCGTCGGTCGCCGGGCAGGGCATCGGGTCCACGCTCGTCGACCTGGCCAAGGACCTGCGGCCGGGCGGGCTCGCGCTGTGGACCTTCCAGACCAACACCCGGGCGCAGGCCTTCTACAGCCGGCACGGCTTCACCGAAGTACGGCGTACGGACGGCAGTGCCAACGAGGAGCACGCGCCGGACGTGAGGATGGTCTGGGGCGCCCATCCCGAGCGACTAGAGTCAACTGTGTGA
- a CDS encoding UTP--glucose-1-phosphate uridylyltransferase yields MSEAGLQQAQAKMRAAGTAEVAIRVFSHYYRLLEAGQQGTIREDEIDPVGDLPHLEHLDTDAEAMRAALAETVVIKLNGGLGTSMGVTGPKSALPVKDGLSFLDIIARQILATRKEYDVPLPLVLMNSFRTKEESLAVLSEYGDLPVDGLPLDFQQNMEPKLLADDLTPAEWPADPELAWCPPGHGDLFTALVASGMLDKLRERGFRHAFISNADNLGATPDGRIAAWMAEHDVPFGMEVCRRTRSDRKGGHVAVRKSDGRLILRDSAQVHADDVDSFQNTKLHTTFNTNNLWIDLDRLAELMDGHDGVLGLPIIVNRKTVDPSDPGSPKVIQLETGMGTAIETFEGSQAVIVDRSRFKPVKTTNDLLVLRSDVYELNESGDLTTTHEGDEPYVDLDGDHFKILADFEARFPAGPPSLVRADRLEVRGDVAFGKDVVVVGEVEVSAPEGERLEIADGTELRG; encoded by the coding sequence ATGAGTGAGGCGGGGCTTCAGCAGGCACAGGCGAAGATGCGGGCGGCCGGTACGGCCGAGGTGGCGATCCGGGTCTTCTCGCACTACTACCGGTTGCTCGAGGCGGGTCAGCAGGGCACGATCCGCGAGGACGAGATCGACCCGGTGGGTGACCTGCCGCACCTGGAGCACCTGGACACCGACGCCGAGGCGATGCGCGCGGCGCTCGCCGAGACCGTCGTGATCAAGCTGAACGGCGGCCTGGGCACCTCGATGGGCGTCACCGGGCCGAAGTCCGCGCTGCCGGTCAAGGACGGCCTGAGCTTCCTCGACATCATCGCGCGGCAGATCCTGGCCACCCGCAAGGAGTACGACGTACCGCTCCCGCTGGTCCTGATGAACTCCTTCCGGACCAAGGAGGAGTCGCTGGCCGTGCTCAGCGAGTACGGCGACCTCCCGGTCGACGGGCTCCCGCTGGACTTCCAGCAGAACATGGAGCCCAAGCTCCTCGCCGACGACCTGACCCCCGCGGAGTGGCCGGCCGACCCCGAGCTGGCCTGGTGCCCGCCCGGCCACGGCGACCTGTTCACCGCGCTGGTCGCGTCCGGCATGCTCGACAAGCTGCGCGAGCGTGGCTTCCGGCACGCGTTCATCTCCAACGCCGACAACCTGGGCGCCACGCCGGACGGCCGGATCGCCGCCTGGATGGCTGAGCACGACGTGCCGTTCGGGATGGAGGTCTGCCGCCGGACCCGCTCGGACCGCAAGGGCGGGCACGTCGCGGTCCGGAAGTCCGACGGCCGGCTGATCCTGCGCGACAGCGCGCAGGTGCACGCCGACGACGTGGACTCCTTCCAGAACACCAAGCTGCACACGACGTTCAACACGAACAACCTGTGGATCGACCTGGACCGGCTGGCCGAGCTGATGGACGGCCACGACGGCGTCCTCGGGCTGCCGATCATCGTGAACCGCAAGACCGTCGACCCGTCCGACCCGGGCTCGCCGAAGGTGATCCAGCTGGAGACCGGCATGGGCACCGCGATCGAGACCTTCGAGGGCTCGCAGGCGGTGATCGTGGACCGCAGCCGGTTCAAGCCGGTGAAGACCACCAACGACCTGCTGGTCCTGCGCTCGGACGTCTACGAGCTGAACGAGTCCGGCGACCTGACCACGACGCACGAGGGCGACGAGCCGTACGTCGACCTGGACGGCGACCACTTCAAGATCCTCGCCGACTTCGAGGCGCGGTTCCCGGCCGGGCCGCCGTCGCTGGTCCGGGCCGACCGGCTCGAGGTCCGCGGTGATGTTGCCTTCGGCAAGGACGTGGTCGTGGTCGGCGAGGTCGAGGTGAGCGCGCCCGAGGGCGAGCGGCTCGAGATCGCCGACGGCACCGAGCTCCGCGGCTGA
- a CDS encoding 5-formyltetrahydrofolate cyclo-ligase — MISTKAAVRQSLLDARRSLSAGQGVLDAARATRQVQQARRVALYVSMGPEPQTGGLIDWLLAGDHEVLLPILYADNDLGWGLAPGAADLVPGRLGLSEPRVDLGSEAIATADLVICPALAVDRTGVRLGRGGGSYDRALARVPTGVPVWAAVYDNEIFDHLPSDPHDRPVHAALTPSGLIPLT; from the coding sequence GTGATCTCCACCAAGGCTGCCGTGCGGCAGTCACTTCTGGATGCCCGTCGCTCGCTCTCAGCCGGTCAGGGCGTGCTCGACGCTGCCCGGGCGACCAGACAGGTCCAGCAGGCCCGGCGGGTCGCGCTGTACGTGTCGATGGGCCCGGAGCCGCAGACCGGTGGGCTGATCGACTGGCTGCTGGCTGGTGACCACGAGGTGCTCCTGCCGATCCTGTACGCCGACAACGACCTCGGCTGGGGCCTGGCGCCTGGCGCGGCCGACCTGGTGCCGGGCCGGCTGGGCCTGTCCGAGCCACGGGTGGACCTCGGCTCCGAGGCGATCGCGACGGCGGACCTGGTGATCTGCCCGGCGCTGGCGGTCGACCGGACCGGCGTACGGCTGGGTCGTGGTGGCGGCTCGTACGACCGGGCGCTGGCCCGCGTGCCCACCGGCGTACCGGTGTGGGCGGCGGTCTACGACAACGAGATCTTCGACCACCTGCCGAGCGACCCGCACGACCGGCCGGTCCACGCGGCGCTCACACCCAGTGGCCTGATCCCGCTGACCTGA
- a CDS encoding phosphotransferase, translating to MTTERTDQAVAAAAAAGRELGLRVTDPTVLYDVFSVVVHLKPSPVVARVPKVLPASLLEPAAAGARQQRELELAQWVSDRDQLVVRPSPLVPLRSVQRDGLSMSFWEYVEHDRSAEPDYVQGLVRAAELHQLLEDYPGDLPWLAPVTNVVPEGLEQLSADTRLFSAADVDRVRREWDAVAPVLTTREGWERAFPDSHVQPLHGDAPYYNIIPTADGVLWSDFEDCCFGPLEWDLASVGPEFSKVYNDAAAELGRPQLDEKAVAAMDLARAFQLIVCLPLLPQMPDGMAETLEPFVEAWRAMPFGNGLV from the coding sequence ATGACTACGGAACGTACCGACCAAGCAGTGGCGGCCGCGGCCGCAGCTGGGCGCGAGCTCGGCCTGAGGGTGACCGACCCGACCGTCCTGTACGACGTGTTCTCGGTCGTGGTGCACCTGAAGCCGTCACCGGTCGTAGCGCGGGTCCCGAAGGTACTGCCCGCTTCCCTGCTCGAGCCGGCCGCCGCGGGCGCCCGCCAGCAGCGGGAGCTCGAGCTGGCGCAGTGGGTCTCCGACCGGGACCAGCTGGTGGTCCGGCCGAGCCCGCTGGTCCCACTGCGCTCGGTGCAGCGCGACGGCCTGTCGATGTCCTTCTGGGAGTACGTCGAGCACGACAGGTCGGCCGAGCCGGACTACGTACAGGGCCTGGTCCGCGCAGCCGAGCTCCACCAGCTGCTGGAGGACTACCCGGGCGACCTGCCCTGGCTCGCGCCGGTCACGAACGTCGTACCGGAGGGGCTCGAGCAGCTGTCGGCCGACACCCGCCTGTTCAGCGCAGCCGACGTGGACCGGGTACGCCGTGAGTGGGACGCCGTCGCGCCGGTGCTGACGACCCGCGAGGGCTGGGAGCGCGCGTTCCCCGACTCGCACGTCCAGCCGCTGCACGGCGACGCGCCGTACTACAACATCATCCCGACGGCGGACGGTGTGCTCTGGTCGGACTTCGAGGACTGCTGCTTCGGACCGCTGGAGTGGGACCTGGCCAGCGTCGGTCCGGAGTTCAGCAAGGTCTACAACGACGCCGCTGCCGAGCTGGGCCGCCCCCAGCTTGACGAGAAGGCCGTCGCCGCGATGGACCTGGCCAGGGCCTTCCAGCTGATCGTCTGCCTACCGCTGCTCCCCCAGATGCCGGACGGCATGGCTGAGACGCTCGAGCCCTTCGTGGAGGCCTGGCGCGCCATGCCGTTCGGCAACGGGCTCGTCTAG
- a CDS encoding penicillin acylase family protein: MRRLLRLLVISGIALATVLLVVAGTGIFVVRHSFPSYDGTIELTGLDADVEVVRDANGIPQIYADRPADLFAAQGYVAAQDRFFEMDFRRHVTSGRLAELFGADALETDKFVRTLGWRRVAEKELGLLSPATRQYLDDYARGVNSYLDQHSGSGLSLEYAVLSLKGTDYRPEPWTAADSLAWLKAMAWDLGGNMEEEITRTKLAASLPAKTIDSLYPAYPYSRNEPILSSGAVDEENKFTTAPVDSEAPARAMFSKELLKSLDSVDKVAKGLPLLLGRGDGIGSNSWVVSGEHTTSGKPLLANDPHLGATMPGIWTQVGLHCNKFSPQCPFDVAGFSFSGLPGVVIGHNSAISWGFTNLDPDVQDLYLERLTGNGALYNGKVEPLKLRTEEFKVAGQKEPERIIVRESRHGPLISDVDDDAEQAGELAAKGKSTEPYGIALKWTALTPGRTADAIFAMNKAQSWSAFRTAATLFEVPSQNLVYADREGHIGYQAPGKVPIRRAGTGDWPVPGWDPKYEWAGFIPFQAMPTEFDPADGIIVTANQAVVPKSYRYDLTNDWDYGYRSQQILERIQAAGKLDVAAMSSIQLDTKNRNAEMLVPYLLRIGISDDFDKQGQDTLKGWDFTQPADSAPAAYFNIVWRNLLALTFHDQLPEAVWPDGGSRWFEVIRNLVVQPNSSWWDDLRTPQRESRDDILREALVQGRAEITTKMAREPSNWQWGRLHKLTLTNQTLGKSGIGVVDKLFNRGPYELGGGESVVNAIGWDASEGYDVTSTPSMRMVVDLSDFDKSRWINLTGVSGHAFSGHYTDQTELWVKGETLPWAFTKGAVEARREHTLTFTKPER, encoded by the coding sequence GTGCGTCGCCTGCTTCGGTTACTCGTCATCAGCGGAATTGCGCTGGCCACCGTCCTGCTCGTGGTGGCCGGGACCGGCATTTTCGTCGTCCGCCACTCCTTCCCCTCCTACGACGGCACGATCGAGCTGACCGGCCTGGACGCCGACGTCGAGGTGGTCCGCGACGCCAACGGCATCCCGCAGATCTACGCCGACAGGCCGGCCGACCTGTTCGCCGCCCAGGGCTACGTCGCGGCCCAGGACCGGTTCTTCGAGATGGACTTCCGCCGGCACGTCACGTCCGGCCGGCTGGCCGAGCTGTTCGGCGCGGACGCCCTGGAGACCGACAAGTTCGTCCGGACGCTCGGCTGGCGCCGGGTCGCCGAGAAGGAGCTGGGCCTGCTCAGCCCGGCCACCCGGCAGTACCTGGACGACTACGCCCGCGGCGTGAACTCCTACCTCGACCAGCACAGCGGCTCCGGGCTCAGCCTCGAGTACGCCGTACTGTCGCTCAAGGGCACCGACTACCGGCCCGAGCCGTGGACGGCGGCCGACTCGCTGGCCTGGCTGAAGGCGATGGCCTGGGACCTCGGCGGCAACATGGAGGAGGAGATCACCCGGACCAAGCTGGCCGCGTCATTGCCGGCCAAGACGATCGACAGCCTCTACCCGGCGTACCCGTACAGCCGCAACGAGCCGATCCTGTCCAGCGGCGCCGTCGACGAGGAGAACAAGTTCACCACCGCGCCGGTCGACAGCGAGGCGCCGGCCCGGGCGATGTTCAGCAAGGAGCTGCTCAAGTCGCTCGACAGCGTGGACAAGGTCGCCAAGGGCCTGCCGCTCCTGCTCGGCCGCGGTGACGGCATCGGCTCCAACTCCTGGGTGGTCTCCGGCGAGCACACCACCAGCGGCAAGCCGCTGCTGGCCAACGACCCACACCTGGGCGCGACCATGCCGGGCATCTGGACGCAGGTCGGGCTGCACTGCAACAAGTTCAGCCCGCAGTGCCCGTTCGACGTGGCCGGCTTCAGCTTCTCCGGTCTGCCCGGTGTGGTGATCGGCCACAACAGCGCGATCTCCTGGGGCTTCACCAACCTCGACCCCGACGTTCAGGACCTCTACCTGGAGCGCCTGACCGGCAACGGCGCGCTCTACAACGGCAAGGTCGAGCCGCTGAAGCTGCGGACCGAGGAGTTCAAGGTCGCCGGCCAGAAGGAGCCGGAGCGGATCATCGTCCGGGAGAGCCGGCACGGCCCGCTGATCTCCGACGTCGACGACGACGCCGAGCAGGCCGGTGAGCTCGCCGCCAAGGGCAAGAGCACCGAGCCGTACGGCATCGCCCTGAAGTGGACCGCGCTCACCCCGGGCCGGACGGCCGACGCGATCTTCGCCATGAACAAGGCGCAGAGCTGGTCCGCCTTCCGGACCGCGGCCACCCTGTTCGAGGTCCCGTCGCAGAACCTCGTGTACGCCGACCGCGAGGGCCACATCGGCTACCAGGCGCCGGGCAAGGTCCCGATCCGCCGGGCCGGCACCGGCGACTGGCCGGTCCCCGGCTGGGACCCGAAGTACGAGTGGGCCGGGTTCATCCCGTTCCAGGCGATGCCGACCGAGTTCGACCCGGCCGACGGCATCATCGTCACCGCGAACCAGGCGGTCGTGCCGAAGTCGTACCGCTACGACCTGACCAACGACTGGGACTACGGCTACCGCTCGCAGCAGATCCTCGAGCGGATCCAGGCGGCCGGCAAGCTGGACGTCGCCGCGATGAGCTCGATCCAGCTCGACACCAAGAACCGCAACGCCGAGATGCTGGTCCCGTACCTGCTCCGGATCGGGATCTCCGACGACTTCGACAAGCAGGGCCAGGACACGCTGAAGGGCTGGGACTTCACCCAGCCGGCCGACTCCGCGCCCGCGGCGTACTTCAACATCGTCTGGCGCAACCTGCTCGCGCTGACCTTCCACGACCAGCTGCCGGAGGCGGTCTGGCCGGACGGCGGCTCGCGCTGGTTCGAGGTGATCCGCAACCTGGTCGTCCAGCCGAACAGCTCCTGGTGGGACGACCTGCGGACGCCGCAGCGGGAGAGCCGCGACGACATCCTGCGCGAGGCGCTGGTGCAGGGCCGGGCCGAGATCACCACCAAGATGGCCCGCGAGCCCAGCAACTGGCAGTGGGGCCGGCTGCACAAGCTCACGCTGACCAACCAGACGCTGGGCAAGTCCGGCATCGGTGTGGTCGACAAGCTCTTCAACCGCGGCCCGTACGAGCTGGGCGGCGGCGAGTCGGTCGTCAACGCGATCGGCTGGGACGCCTCCGAGGGGTACGACGTGACCTCGACCCCCTCGATGCGGATGGTCGTCGACCTGTCCGACTTCGACAAGTCGCGCTGGATCAACCTGACCGGTGTCTCCGGCCACGCCTTCAGCGGCCACTACACCGACCAGACCGAGCTGTGGGTCAAGGGCGAGACGCTGCCCTGGGCGTTCACCAAGGGCGCGGTGGAGGCCAGGCGTGAGCACACGCTGACCTTCACCAAACCCGAGCGGTAG
- a CDS encoding DUF1203 domain-containing protein: protein MSSELEFLPVPATDLDRIRCNGHDDHGNQLVGFDSGAGAPLRCCLRMSTEGERIALVAYRPSPLGGPYAEVGPVFVHFSECSGYDGPDFPADFRERRAVLRPYDATGRMLDGVLAEPGTAPGELKRLFDDPAVELVHVRNVIAGCWNFSVRRA, encoded by the coding sequence ATGTCCAGCGAACTCGAGTTCCTGCCCGTTCCGGCCACCGATCTGGACCGGATCCGATGCAACGGCCACGACGACCACGGCAACCAGCTGGTCGGCTTCGACTCCGGCGCGGGGGCGCCGCTGCGGTGCTGCCTGCGGATGTCCACCGAGGGTGAGCGGATCGCCCTGGTCGCCTACCGGCCGTCACCACTCGGCGGTCCGTACGCCGAAGTCGGCCCGGTCTTCGTCCACTTCTCCGAATGCTCCGGGTACGACGGTCCGGACTTCCCCGCCGACTTCCGCGAGCGGCGCGCCGTACTGCGTCCGTACGACGCGACCGGGCGGATGCTGGACGGCGTACTGGCCGAGCCCGGCACCGCTCCTGGCGAGCTGAAGCGGCTCTTCGACGACCCAGCCGTGGAGCTGGTCCACGTCCGCAACGTCATCGCGGGCTGCTGGAACTTCTCCGTACGCCGGGCGTAG